The region TTCCGTTGCGGACGCCCCGCGTGTTCTTGCTGCCGCGCTCATGGCCCTCGCGGCCTTCGCCGCCGTCGGGTCGCCGGCCGCCCGCTACCGGCAGCTCCTGGCCCGCAAGTACGGCATCCTCGGCCGGCTCACGCTCTTCGGCAGCAGGCTGCGCCGGGGGCTGGACGGGACGGTCGGGATCCGCGTGACCTTGTAGCGCGGGGCCCGGACAGACCGGACCCCGCGCAAGAGGGTGCCCTCGTACATCGTGCTTACGGTTTGTCTAGCACCGTCCCCGTCAGCACCGGCCTGTCGGGCAGCGGAACGGCGTTTCTGTCGGTCAGTGCGAGGCGCATCGACTCGGTCGGCTCGGCCACCTGGTCCCGCACGGTCGGCACGACGAAGTCCACGCTGGTGTTCCCGGCCGGGATGCTCAGCCACACCCACAGGTGCGCGTCGGACAGCGGCCGCTCGGGGTCGGGCACGTCACCGGACGAGTCCTTGAGCCACTGCGGGTCCACGTCCTTGGTGGACAGCTCGGTGCCCTCGGTGACCGGAAGCACCCGCACCGCTTGCCCGATGTCCACCGCCGCGGGCGCGTCCATGGACAGCCGCCAGGTCAGCGCCTCTCCCTCGGTCACCCGGCCCGCGACCTGTGACAGGGTGACCACCGGCTCGGGGTCGTCATTCTGGACGGTGAGCCCGCCCCGGGGCTTGCCGACGACGGCGTTGTGGACGGCCTTGACGGCGATGTCGTGCTCTACGTCGTCGTCGCCGTAGGCCGTGTCGCCCTTCACCTCGACTGGCACGTCGATCGCGTCGCTGCCGGGCCATACGGTCACGAGGCGGTTCTCGGCCCGGCCGCTGTCGGGGTCGAGGACGTACACGCGGACCTGCCCGCTGCCGTGCCCGGAGATCTTGACCGGGATCCGGTAGGTGCGGGTGCCCGAGTCGCCTTCCTTGACGACCGTGCGGCCCACGTCGACACGCGGCAGTGCGGCCGCGTTCACCGCCGGAGTGCCGGGCGCCCAGCCCCAGGCGTCCATCAGCCAGGCCCGCCCGGACTGCGAACGGGGCGTCAGCTCAAGGGACTTGACATGGCTGAGATCGAGGCCGGCCCGGGTCGCGGCCGACAGCGGGACGCGCAGTTCCTGAGCCCAGTAGGAGGCGGTGAGCCCGGAGCCCGGGAGCCCGTCCACCTTGACCGAGCCCAGCGTCACCCGACGGTTGGAGAAGTCGGTGACGGATACGTCGAACTTCGTGCCGGTCGTGTTCGGCGGTACGAAGACCCGGAGCGCGAGCTTCTGGGAGTCGCGGAGGGAGAGCGGCTTGGCCGGAGTGATGCGCGCGGCCGTGCCCGGCGCGGACCACTTCAGGCCCACCGCGCTGCGGCCGGTCTCCTGTTGCGTCACCCACTGCGCGAAGTGCGGTGACGATCCGAGGGTCTCCGGGTCCAGACAGGCCACGGCCGGGTCGGGGTCGACCGCCGAACACAGCCGGGCGCCGGTCACCTTCGCCCCGCCGTCCGGCAGGAAACCACCGCTGCGGCGGCCGCCGACCGCGTGGGTCAGCACCCGGGCCGGGTCCGCGGACGGGGCCCGCGTGCCGGAACCGTCGAGCAGCGGACGCACCCGGTCGTCCCCGGCGAGGAAGAGCCGGGCCGCGGCGGCGATGTACGTCGCGCCCGCCTTGTGCTGCTGGGCGGCGGTCAGCCGGGTCGCGGCACCCGGCGTGCACACCGGGTCCGGTTCCTCCTCCGGGTCGGTCCGGAAGTCGTCCCTGGCCGGTGCGACGGCCTCGCCCGGCGTCCACTCGCTGTTGAAGTAGTTGTGGTTGGCGCCGACCACGTACACCGCGCTGTGCAGTGCCGCGCCCCGGCTGATCCCGCGCGTCCCGTCGACGAAGGTCTCGCCCTGCAGGTCCGACACGTCGCCGTCGCAGCCCGGCAGCAGCGTCACGGACGGCACGTCGGCGACTGGATTCTGGCCGAAGATCGTCGGTCCGATAAGCACAGTCCCGCGCACCTTCCAGCGCACCGGGCCCCGGTAGCCGTCCTCGGCGGCCGGCGGCGGGTAGAGGCTGTCCAAGGCGGCCCGGTTGACGCCCTCGCCACCGCGCGAATGGCCGACGAGCAGGACATGGGAGAGGTCCGCCTTCGCCGCCTCGCGTACGACGGCCGGGGCGGAAGAGCGATGGGCGCTCCAGTCGGCCCAGCGGGCGAGGTGCTGCCGTACCAGCGAGGAACGCGCCTGCGCGCCGGCGTCCTCGGCCTCCCAGTCCTGGGCGTTGATGCCGTTCGCCGAGATCGACACCGTCACATAGCCCTGGGAGGCCAGCAGTTGCTGGTCGCGCAGATAGCCCAGGTAGCTCGGGATCGGCTTGTAGCCGTCCGCACAGGGCCAGTCGCCGGTCACGTCGTCCTCGGAGCCCGGCTTGTAGCAGGTGTCGTGGCGGCCGTGCAGGAACAGCGCGAGCGGCCGGCTGCCGGAGGCACCCTTCGGCGCCACCACCTCGGCGGTCATCTCCACCGGGGTGTCGAACCCGGGCAGGCGCACCAGGTCGAGGTCGTACTCCCCGGCGACCGTGCGGTACGCGCCGGGTTTGCCCGGATCAACGCCGTTCGCCGGCGCCTGCGCGGGCATCCGTGCCACGCTCGAGCCGGACCTGTGCGTGTCGTCGGCCGCCGCGTCCAGCCGACGTCCCGCGGCCGTCACTTGAAGGTCCGTCAGCTGCTCGGGCCGCGTCTCGCCGAGGGCGAGCCGGAAGGTCCGCCCATCCCTCGCCGGCTTCGGCACCCCGAGCAGCCGGTCCCCGGTACGGAACTCGACCCGCGCATCCCCCATGGGCACGGCCTTCGGCGCACGCCAGACCAGCTCACGCGCCCCGCCCTCCCCGTCGATCCGCCACCCCGGCGGAAGTGGGCTGTCGTCCGTCGCGCTCAACAGCCCTGATTCGTGCGGCTGTTCAGCCTGTGCCAGTCCGGGCGAGCCCGCCAGGACCGCCAGCACCGCCACGGCGGTCACACATATTCGCCGGGCACGGATCAATGATCCTCTCCTCAAAACCCCGTGCGCAGACGTCCCGTCGGTCCCGGGCGCCTCTCGCATCACCTAGGACGGGGGAGGGCGCTGTCACGTTGGCTGACCGGGTGGGATGATCTTCTGGTTGATCATGCTGGGAGGGCGTCGTCCGTGGGGAGCACGTCACCGTCGTACAGGGGGCACCGGTACCCGGGCCAGGTGATCTCGCACTGTATGCGGCTGTACTTCCGCTTTCCGCTCAGCTTCCGCGAGGTCGAGGAGCTGATGCTCCAGCGCGGCGTCATCGTCTCCTGCGAGACAGTGCGCCGCTGGTGCGCCAAGTTCGGCCAGGCCTACGCGAACGGACCGCGCCGCCGCCTGCCCCGGCCCGAAGACAAGTGGCAGGGGAAGGCCGGCCCCATCTCGGTGCCGCGCCTCGAGCGCAGTACCACCCGCCCCGCGTCGATAGAGACCAGGGCCTGCCACCTGTCTTGCTTCGGCTCACCCGCCCACCCCGGCAGCAGCGCAGGGTCGGACACAGGGGCGGCGAGCATCGGTTCCGGCAGTGTCCACGTCACAGCCCATGCCTTTCACCCAGCCCGCCCGTCGGCAAACCGGGTGCGCGTACGCACCCGACTACCGGCCCGGCCACGGCAGGTCAGCGCACTACAACACCTCGCCGGGGGCTGTGTGCTGAGCTCCTGGCGCACGTCCAGGCAGCGCAGCCGGACACGGGCTGCCCGGATCCCGTGTCGTACGGTCTGATGTCGCGGCCGCCCACCGTCCGCAACGGATCTCACCGAACCCGGCGGTGCCGCCGGTACGGCCGAAAGATCTGAACCAATACCGGGAATCAGGCCGCGACGAGCTCCTGCTCGCGGTCCGGCGTCTTGACCTTGGGCTTCTTGTTCGGCAGCGAGAGCCGGAAGACCTTGTGCCACGCGGAGAACACCTGCTTGGGCAGCGGCCCGGTGACGTACTCCAGCTCGTACTTTTCGAACAGCGCGCGCACCTTCACCGCGACCTCGGCGTACCGGTTGCTCGGCAGGTCCGGGAACAGGTGGTGCTCGATCTGGTGCGACAGGTTGCCGGTCATGAAGTGCATGGCCCTGCTGCCGCTGATGTTCGCCGAGCCCATCATCTGGCGCAGGTACCACTGGCCGCGCGTCTCGCCCTTGATCGACCGGCGCTCGAAGACCTGCACGCCCTCGGGGAAGTGCCCGCACATGATCACCGAGTGGGACCAGATGTTGCGGACCAGGTTCGCGGTGAACGTGGCGGCGAGCGTGGTGAGGAACGACGGGCCCGACAGCAGCGGGTGGATCACGTAGTCCTTGAGTACCTGCTTGCGGATCTTGCGGCCCACGGCCTTGGCCCGCGCGCGGAACTCCGGGTTCTTGCGGCGGCGCTTGTGCAGGTTCTTGCCGAGCTCCAGGTCGTACGCTGCGATGCCGTACTCGAAGAAGCAGGCGTTGAGGAAGTTCCACAGCGGCTGGCCGAGGTGGAAGGGGTGCCACTTCTGGTCCTCGTCGACGCGCATGATGCCGTAGCCGAGGTCGTTGTCCTTGCCGATCACGTTGGTGTACGTGTGGTGCAGCTCGTTGTGCGAGTGCTTCCACTGGTCGGCCGGCGAGACGTGATCCCACTCCCAGGTGGTGGAGTGGATCTTCGGGTCCCGCATCCAGTCCCACTGGCCGTGCAGGATGTTGTGGCCGATCTCCATGTTGTCCATGATCTTCGCCACGGACAGACCGGCGGTGCCGATCACCCACGCGGGCGGGAAGATCGAGAACAGCAGCACGCCCCTGCTGACCAGTTCGAGCTTGCGCTGCGCCGAGATGACCTTTCGGATGTAGGCGGCGTCTTTCTCGCCGCGGCCGGCGATCACCTCGTCGCGGATCGCGTCCAGCTCGCGGCCGAGCTCCTCGATCTGCTCCGCGGTCAGGTGGGCGGTGGGGTCGATGGCGGTCAAGGTGCTCCTACCGTTCGATGTCGCAGGGGCCCGCGGCGGCGGACACGCAGGTCTGGATGAGGACGCCCGGCTCGGCCTCGGTGATCTCGCCGGTGCGCAGGTCGCGGACGGCGCCCGCCTTGAGCGGCGAGACGCAGCCGAAGCAGATGCCCATGCGGCACCCGGAGGGCATGAGCACGCCGGCCTCCTCGCCGATGTCCAGCAACGGCGTGGCGCCGTCCGCGTCGACCCTCTTGCCGGTGGCGCTGAACGTGACCTCGCCGCCGTCGCCGGTGACGACGATGCTGGGGCGGAAGCGTTCGGTGTGCAGGCGCTCGTGTACGCCGTGCTGGGTCCAGTGCTCTTCGGCGGCGTCGAGCAGGCCCGCTGGCCCGCAGGCCCAGGTCTCGCGCTCGGCCCAGTCGGGCACGAGTTCGTCGAGACGGGCGATGTCGAGCATGCCGTCTGTGTCGGTGTGCACCTCGGTGAGCCGCAGCTTCTTGTCCGTGACCAGGTCGTGCAGTTCGCTGCGGAAGATCACGTCTTGCGGCTGTGGCGCGCAGTGGACCATGACGACGTCGTCGAACTCGGTGTCGCGCAGCATGCCCATCACGGGCGTGATGCCGCTGCCGGCCGTCAGGTAGAGCACCTTGGCGGGCTTGGCCTGCGGCAGCACGAAGTCACCGGTCGCCTGGTCGAGTTGGATCAGCGTGCCCGGTTTCGCCCTGCGGACCAGGTGGTTGCTGACCTTGCCGTCCGGGATCGCCTTCACGGTGATCGTGACGCGGCCGTCTGGGCGGTTGGTCGGCGAGGTGAGGGAGTAGGCACGCCACAGGCGCACCCCGTCGACGTCGACCCCGATCCGCACGTACTGACCGGCTGTGTGGCCGCGCCAGCCCCGTCCCGGCCTGATCACGATGGTCGCGGCGTCACCCGTCTCGGGGTGTACGGCCTCGATGCGCCCGCGCAGGTCGGCGCCCGCACGCAGCGGGCTGACCAGGTCGAGGTAGTCCGACGGCAGCAGCGGCGTCGTGACCATCTCCAGCAGTTTCCACGCCCTGCTGCGGAGGGCTGTGCTCGTCATGGCTCCAGCTTGCTGCGTCTCAGGGCGTAAAGTCCTGACCGCAGGACGTGAATCTGATCGGCGGAATTGTTCGCAGGGAATAAGAACGTGAGCCATGTAACCCGGAGGGCCAGCGAACTGGCCCTGGACGAGACGACGGTCACCGTGCTTCGGGCCGCGCTGAAGACCACCGCCGACGAGGTCGTCCAGGCGATCATCGACGAGGTCCCTTCCTACGCCAACGCCCTTTCGGGCAGCATGGGCGGCACCATCCGCCGAGCCGTCCGCACCGCCCTGGGGCACTACCTGGACCTCGCGAGCGGGAGCGCCGCAGGCGGCGACGGCGGTGACGCGGCCTACGAGCTGGGCCGCGGCGAGGTGCGCGACGGCCGTTCGATGGACGCCCTGCTCAGCGCCTACCGCGTCGGCGCCCGCGTGGCCTGGCGATGCCTGGCGGCGGGTGCCGTACCCGCAGGTCTGCCCGCCGCCGAGGTCGCCAAGTTCGCCGAGCTGACCTTCGCCTACATCGACGAGCTCTCCGCCGCGAGCGCCGCGGGTCACGCCGACG is a window of Streptomyces sp. NBC_00271 DNA encoding:
- a CDS encoding fatty acid desaturase family protein, with product MTAIDPTAHLTAEQIEELGRELDAIRDEVIAGRGEKDAAYIRKVISAQRKLELVSRGVLLFSIFPPAWVIGTAGLSVAKIMDNMEIGHNILHGQWDWMRDPKIHSTTWEWDHVSPADQWKHSHNELHHTYTNVIGKDNDLGYGIMRVDEDQKWHPFHLGQPLWNFLNACFFEYGIAAYDLELGKNLHKRRRKNPEFRARAKAVGRKIRKQVLKDYVIHPLLSGPSFLTTLAATFTANLVRNIWSHSVIMCGHFPEGVQVFERRSIKGETRGQWYLRQMMGSANISGSRAMHFMTGNLSHQIEHHLFPDLPSNRYAEVAVKVRALFEKYELEYVTGPLPKQVFSAWHKVFRLSLPNKKPKVKTPDREQELVAA
- a CDS encoding ferredoxin reductase, giving the protein MTSTALRSRAWKLLEMVTTPLLPSDYLDLVSPLRAGADLRGRIEAVHPETGDAATIVIRPGRGWRGHTAGQYVRIGVDVDGVRLWRAYSLTSPTNRPDGRVTITVKAIPDGKVSNHLVRRAKPGTLIQLDQATGDFVLPQAKPAKVLYLTAGSGITPVMGMLRDTEFDDVVMVHCAPQPQDVIFRSELHDLVTDKKLRLTEVHTDTDGMLDIARLDELVPDWAERETWACGPAGLLDAAEEHWTQHGVHERLHTERFRPSIVVTGDGGEVTFSATGKRVDADGATPLLDIGEEAGVLMPSGCRMGICFGCVSPLKAGAVRDLRTGEITEAEPGVLIQTCVSAAAGPCDIER